A region of Moorena producens PAL-8-15-08-1 DNA encodes the following proteins:
- a CDS encoding ATPase domain-containing protein: MISPRTKPLGKLPTSIPGLDSILSGGIPELSINIISGPPGSGKTIFTQQILYTNATTEHKALYLVTLSEPSVKLLHYLQKFDFFDPSKVGTAVIYLDIGEIIREQGLKEAVAAIINYVKEYRPALIGIDSFKAIHDLATDPVEVRKFGYDLSVRLTTWGVTAFLVGEYTDEEIKHQPIFAIADGIIRLQNQPLGLHFQRYLDVLKLRGENYFTGLHPFEISQTGIEVYPRIKMLKNLWMKTQVSQEKLSTGIPELDRMLDGGLQHSTATMVAGGAGTGKTLMGLHFIVAGILKGEPGVIVTFQENPQQLKAIAMSLGWDLEAMEKQGMLVHMYDSPVELQPDIHAAKVKAVVDRVKARRIMLDSLKDIEIATPNKVRYKDYIYSLVNQLKLQGVTTIVTNEIGELFGPFQLSEYGVSFVVDNVILLRYVELSGRIGRAINIMKVRGAPHSKEIRFFEITSDGISINEVIEAQTGVLTGMPVFNNNYFNNNGFKELLNQSRNIMEILQGVEEMDINELANRTGFSPQELLHELENLKQQGMVITWESQNTTYYKSTI; encoded by the coding sequence ATGATCAGTCCTCGGACAAAGCCCTTAGGTAAACTGCCTACTAGTATTCCTGGTCTAGACTCGATTCTCTCTGGTGGTATTCCGGAATTGTCCATTAACATCATCAGTGGGCCACCCGGATCTGGTAAGACGATCTTTACCCAGCAAATACTATACACCAATGCTACTACAGAGCACAAAGCGCTTTATTTAGTCACCCTATCGGAACCTTCAGTCAAATTACTGCACTACCTACAAAAGTTTGATTTTTTTGACCCCAGTAAGGTAGGTACTGCGGTAATTTATCTCGACATCGGCGAGATTATCCGAGAGCAGGGTCTAAAAGAAGCGGTCGCTGCCATTATTAATTACGTAAAAGAGTACCGACCTGCCCTGATCGGCATTGATAGCTTCAAAGCCATTCATGATTTGGCAACGGATCCAGTAGAAGTACGTAAGTTTGGCTACGACCTCTCAGTGCGTCTGACCACTTGGGGAGTAACAGCTTTTTTAGTAGGGGAATACACTGACGAAGAAATTAAACATCAACCGATCTTTGCCATCGCCGATGGGATTATTCGTCTGCAAAATCAGCCTCTGGGGTTACACTTCCAGCGTTATTTAGATGTGCTCAAACTCAGGGGGGAAAATTATTTTACCGGGTTGCACCCCTTTGAAATCAGTCAGACTGGCATAGAAGTCTATCCCCGGATTAAGATGCTGAAGAACTTATGGATGAAGACCCAGGTCAGCCAAGAAAAACTTTCCACTGGCATCCCTGAACTGGATAGGATGTTAGATGGGGGATTGCAGCATAGCACGGCAACTATGGTTGCTGGAGGCGCAGGCACTGGTAAAACCTTGATGGGACTTCACTTCATTGTGGCTGGAATTCTCAAAGGGGAGCCTGGAGTAATTGTTACCTTCCAAGAAAATCCCCAACAGCTCAAAGCCATTGCCATGTCCTTAGGTTGGGATTTAGAGGCGATGGAAAAGCAGGGAATGCTAGTGCATATGTATGATTCTCCCGTAGAACTACAGCCGGATATCCATGCTGCTAAGGTTAAAGCTGTTGTAGACAGGGTTAAGGCTCGCCGGATTATGCTTGATTCTCTCAAGGATATTGAGATTGCCACCCCAAATAAGGTTCGCTACAAAGACTATATTTACTCGTTAGTGAACCAGTTGAAACTTCAAGGTGTGACCACCATCGTAACCAATGAAATTGGGGAGCTATTCGGACCGTTTCAGTTGAGTGAGTATGGCGTCTCCTTTGTGGTGGATAATGTTATCCTCTTGCGCTATGTAGAACTATCCGGTCGGATTGGACGAGCCATAAACATTATGAAGGTCAGGGGAGCGCCCCACAGCAAAGAAATCCGGTTTTTTGAAATTACCTCAGATGGAATAAGCATCAACGAGGTGATTGAAGCTCAAACTGGTGTGCTGACTGGAATGCCTGTCTTTAATAATAATTACTTCAATAACAATGGCTTTAAGGAGTTGCTTAACCAGAGTCGTAATATCATGGAAATCTTGCAGGGGGTGGAGGAGATGGACATCAATGAATTAGCAAATCGCACTGGATTCAGCCCTCAAGAGTTGCTCCATGAATTAGAGAATCTGAAGCAGCAGGGTATGGTAATTACCTGGGAAAGTCAGAACACAACCTATTACAAATCTACGATTTGA
- a CDS encoding Uma2 family endonuclease, translating to MLNYDPLQYLPTSEELPSSDETPVDNELQDTIPHLLKSILAIIWSERRDWFFGIDMGYYYNPKHSAIVPDGFLSLGVQRWKTRPKGRQGRLSYVLWEENGVVPILALEIVSQTYNGEYDQKKLDYADLGLLYYVIYDSDNYQPHKGDSFEVHRLVDGVYVRQPGNPVWMPEIGLGIGTAEGTYLDWTREWLYWYDQNARRYPSENERTQQAEQRATQAQQELEALKARLQQMGINPDQLLD from the coding sequence ATGCTAAACTATGACCCGTTACAATACCTTCCGACTTCAGAAGAATTACCCTCTTCTGATGAAACCCCTGTGGATAATGAACTGCAAGATACCATCCCTCACTTATTGAAATCGATTTTAGCGATAATCTGGTCAGAGCGCAGAGATTGGTTTTTTGGTATAGATATGGGATACTATTACAATCCCAAACACTCAGCGATAGTGCCTGATGGATTCCTCAGTTTAGGAGTACAAAGATGGAAAACTCGCCCTAAGGGTCGTCAGGGACGTTTGAGTTATGTGTTGTGGGAAGAAAATGGTGTTGTGCCAATTCTGGCTCTTGAGATTGTATCTCAAACCTATAACGGTGAGTATGACCAGAAAAAATTAGACTATGCTGACTTAGGGTTATTATACTACGTTATTTATGATAGCGATAACTATCAACCTCATAAAGGGGATAGCTTTGAAGTGCATCGCTTGGTAGATGGAGTTTATGTGCGTCAACCAGGGAATCCGGTCTGGATGCCAGAAATTGGTCTAGGTATAGGCACAGCAGAAGGAACCTATCTTGATTGGACTAGGGAATGGTTGTATTGGTACGACCAAAATGCTAGACGGTATCCCTCCGAAAATGAGAGAACTCAACAGGCTGAGCAACGGGCTACTCAAGCTCAACAAGAGCTTGAAGCTTTGAAAGCTCGACTGCAACAGATGGGCATCAATCCTGATCAGCTTTTGGATTGA
- a CDS encoding PspC domain-containing protein produces the protein MIYLPLLLFLFFIGPVLAAIPVRRSVKLWQHWSLIGICIIFGIIPLLLAFGGLQLAELLGCESVMITFTCPQKPWLGNILSFMTFSHWFAILTIPSGFVGTVGLVITLVQRLKKSEDEISGSTRNRFTRSRRHKIIAGVCGAIAQRFRISVLAVRIVTVAVSIVISPIAPIITLFYVWIWLAFPLSPSRENA, from the coding sequence ATGATTTACCTTCCTTTACTCCTGTTTTTATTTTTCATTGGACCAGTACTAGCTGCTATTCCTGTCCGTCGTTCTGTTAAACTTTGGCAACACTGGAGTTTGATTGGAATTTGTATTATCTTCGGTATTATACCACTTTTGCTTGCTTTTGGTGGACTCCAATTGGCAGAGTTGTTGGGCTGTGAATCGGTAATGATTACATTTACTTGTCCGCAAAAGCCTTGGCTTGGGAATATTCTTTCGTTCATGACTTTTTCTCATTGGTTTGCAATCTTGACAATTCCCTCTGGATTTGTGGGTACTGTAGGATTGGTGATTACCTTAGTACAGCGTTTGAAAAAGTCAGAAGATGAGATTTCAGGGAGCACAAGAAACCGGTTTACGAGGAGCAGACGCCATAAGATAATTGCTGGGGTTTGTGGAGCCATTGCTCAACGGTTTAGGATTTCAGTTCTGGCTGTACGGATTGTGACGGTGGCAGTTTCGATTGTGATTAGCCCAATTGCCCCGATTATAACGCTGTTTTATGTCTGGATATGGTTAGCGTTTCCCTTATCCCCTTCCAGGGAAAATGCTTAA
- the psb32 gene encoding photosystem II repair protein Psb32, producing the protein MKQLLNQLQNQRKYIKSLIIPLLGILLASGIIAAPANAINVYQMPNISAGEPTWVIDKSEVLSRFTEGKLTQSLEDLAKATGNQVRLVTVHGLDYGETAATFAQGLFEKWYGNPEDQANQTLIVLDTVTNNSAIVTGNAVKEIMSDDIAESVASETLQVPLRDGNKYNQGFLDVSDRIVAVLSGEPDPGPPVVEEEINIAGNFKSAEETQESNATLWVVVILVVATVVPMVTYFFYQGFS; encoded by the coding sequence ATGAAACAGCTCCTCAACCAACTACAAAATCAACGCAAATACATTAAATCCCTAATTATCCCTCTTTTAGGTATCTTGTTAGCAAGCGGAATAATTGCAGCACCAGCCAATGCCATCAATGTCTATCAAATGCCTAACATTAGCGCTGGAGAACCGACTTGGGTAATTGACAAGTCAGAAGTTCTCTCTCGCTTCACAGAAGGCAAGTTGACTCAATCCTTAGAGGATTTAGCGAAAGCAACAGGCAATCAAGTTAGACTGGTCACTGTCCACGGCCTAGATTATGGTGAAACAGCAGCAACCTTTGCCCAAGGGTTGTTTGAAAAATGGTATGGTAATCCAGAAGACCAAGCTAATCAAACCTTGATAGTGCTGGATACTGTCACCAATAACAGTGCTATCGTTACTGGCAATGCCGTTAAGGAAATTATGTCCGATGACATTGCTGAAAGTGTGGCTTCTGAAACCCTACAGGTGCCGCTGCGGGATGGTAACAAGTATAATCAGGGTTTCTTAGATGTAAGCGATCGCATAGTAGCTGTCTTATCTGGCGAACCAGATCCTGGTCCTCCTGTAGTGGAAGAAGAAATCAACATTGCTGGCAACTTTAAGAGTGCAGAAGAAACTCAAGAGAGCAATGCTACCCTTTGGGTTGTAGTGATCTTGGTTGTTGCTACAGTTGTGCCGATGGTTACCTACTTTTTCTACCAAGGTTTTTCCTAA
- a CDS encoding ATP-binding protein, which produces MVKLGLSSFRRILLSRLLLLSVPVLLAGVYVTYTKARSLLLDSARQNLTESAVLHAQSIQESIAALKANLVSASEAVALKSESPTAYQKFVEQLDQLLPHQIDCVQLMELQSKAIAASTCANQLLTNRPTFVSSVQQSQSLTNRNDVEVTILLPKHPSRNPSTTLTSQLYTPKSTSKLKLVLSAPVYNRSGQLQFALIIQSALLQTPASQRQILSSYPVVINQEGQVLTHHYQEPVAQKITDKINREEEQEGLKRVFGKAIAQEQDVAEPSYWIKNNVELTAGYTSIPSPITAELGQKWVILAVTPVDIALAGLKEIQHVLLIFTCGLIGATLLATMYVARELARPLEQLRDYALNQSQFLPYDRIPQNFKIREVNQLSEAFGGMIERMKHWAEELEATWKEAQTANKFKNEFLANTSHELRTPLNAIIGCLRLIRDGFCDNREEEIDFLQRADHAAMHLLEIINDVLDMAKIEAGKLSVKIEPIYLWELLDEVINLQTIPIQQKGLEFHTSDLHQGIIVPADPAKLKQVLINVVGNATKFTDNGSITIKTRIEPLPLSQNNRSFAKASDLTSHSQVVIIVKDTGIGIDPSQQKKLFRPFVMVDGSTTRQCGGTGLGLAICRNLMEMMGGTITLSSPGEGKGSTVKITLPIIDGKRE; this is translated from the coding sequence ATGGTTAAGCTAGGTCTATCCTCCTTTCGTCGCATTCTACTTTCGCGCCTTCTGCTGCTAAGTGTGCCAGTCTTACTAGCAGGAGTGTATGTGACTTACACAAAGGCACGCTCATTGCTGTTGGACAGTGCTCGCCAAAATCTGACGGAAAGTGCTGTACTCCACGCACAGAGCATTCAAGAGTCCATTGCTGCCCTCAAAGCCAACTTGGTGAGTGCCAGTGAAGCTGTAGCCCTAAAGTCGGAATCCCCAACCGCCTATCAAAAATTTGTAGAACAATTGGATCAACTGTTACCACATCAGATCGATTGTGTACAGTTGATGGAGCTACAGAGCAAAGCAATCGCCGCAAGTACCTGTGCTAACCAATTGCTAACTAACCGACCGACTTTTGTATCCTCGGTGCAGCAAAGTCAATCATTAACTAACCGTAATGATGTTGAGGTAACCATACTACTGCCGAAACACCCCTCAAGAAACCCCTCAACAACTTTAACTAGCCAACTGTATACCCCCAAGTCTACCAGTAAACTCAAACTAGTCCTGAGTGCCCCAGTCTATAACCGATCAGGTCAACTCCAGTTTGCCCTGATCATCCAGTCAGCTCTGCTACAGACACCAGCCTCACAACGGCAGATATTGTCTAGCTATCCGGTAGTGATTAACCAAGAAGGGCAAGTTTTGACTCATCACTATCAAGAGCCAGTGGCACAGAAGATCACAGACAAGATCAATCGGGAAGAAGAACAAGAGGGACTCAAAAGGGTTTTCGGAAAAGCGATCGCACAGGAACAAGATGTTGCTGAACCGTCGTACTGGATTAAAAACAACGTGGAATTAACCGCTGGCTATACCTCAATTCCAAGTCCGATTACTGCTGAGCTAGGTCAAAAGTGGGTGATTTTAGCGGTTACCCCCGTTGATATTGCTTTGGCTGGTCTCAAAGAGATTCAGCACGTTCTGCTAATCTTCACCTGTGGCTTGATTGGGGCAACCCTGTTGGCAACGATGTATGTTGCTCGGGAATTAGCTCGTCCTCTCGAACAACTCAGAGACTACGCTCTAAATCAATCTCAGTTCCTACCCTACGACCGTATACCCCAAAACTTCAAAATTAGGGAAGTTAACCAATTGTCGGAAGCTTTCGGTGGGATGATTGAACGCATGAAACATTGGGCAGAAGAACTCGAAGCTACTTGGAAAGAAGCCCAAACTGCTAATAAGTTCAAGAATGAATTCCTGGCGAATACCTCCCATGAACTGAGAACTCCCCTGAACGCCATCATTGGTTGTTTGCGACTAATACGGGATGGTTTCTGTGACAACCGCGAAGAAGAAATCGATTTTTTACAAAGGGCTGATCATGCTGCCATGCATCTGCTGGAAATCATTAATGACGTTCTAGATATGGCGAAGATTGAAGCTGGTAAATTATCGGTAAAAATTGAGCCGATTTACCTGTGGGAGTTGCTTGATGAAGTCATAAATTTACAGACTATTCCCATTCAGCAGAAAGGTCTTGAGTTTCATACCAGCGATTTGCATCAGGGGATTATCGTTCCTGCTGATCCAGCTAAGCTCAAGCAGGTTCTAATTAATGTAGTTGGTAACGCCACCAAATTTACAGACAATGGCAGCATTACCATTAAGACCCGAATTGAACCGCTACCCCTGTCTCAGAACAACAGAAGTTTTGCCAAGGCTTCTGATCTAACTTCTCATTCACAGGTTGTGATTATTGTTAAGGATACAGGTATTGGTATTGATCCCAGTCAACAGAAAAAACTATTTCGTCCCTTTGTGATGGTTGATGGCTCGACCACCCGCCAATGCGGTGGAACAGGGCTTGGTCTAGCTATTTGCCGGAATTTAATGGAAATGATGGGAGGTACTATTACCCTCTCCAGTCCTGGAGAGGGTAAGGGCAGCACCGTTAAAATTACCTTGCCAATCATAGATGGAAAACGGGAATAG
- a CDS encoding ATPase domain-containing protein, with protein MPKIKLMPTGVPNLDAVLGGGFPIYSLNILAGAPGTGKTILVQQILFNTIKHQPHKRALYLSTLSEPTLKVVRYMQHFQFFDAQVFGEQVIYSDIGSFLIEQPMPRLADHIVGLVNQHQAEVIVIDSFKAIAELTEKSGDFRRFCYELSVRLASARCTTFLVNESERSQINHSPEFALADGILYLSTHEEAGEQRRWLQVHKLRGLAPYMEPFPFVITNVGVRILSPTLTLRQKSVSWSVPAGRMVMGIPGLDQLLRGGIPYGRSIILSGVAGTGKTTFALQFLMAGVDRGEKGLLFSFEETPSHLSQMAAGFGWDLERLIQQEMLRIVFVTQTNIRVEEHLDQIAQEIASFQPQRFVVDSLSVLFYKVNNRAIQREKTFQLATLMQQIGGVGIFISGIPAHETGHLSSFGVEETIVDGMIMLSKELVGRRRDRYLEVFKMRASDHVCGSHRMAITENGIEILYSASQISPPSTTESLKFIEDAPYLVFGSLEKLLPNQIPYNTASLVEGAPGLGKSTLAYQFLLCGLHRQESVLYISADIPRQQVYQTLPSWGLLPDPYLEAGQLVILDTFSPIVDTLPATSVHLNLNDPEMLLLRIAQQLEQMPKPCRVIFDSLTPLLINCTPREFIKLVYRKNRQLRQPDVAVLDIFAQDGIEKSDRYNLLNLYDLVVDLYSPDWDEINNGADIGYKNWLRITKIRGAKADQRPYPYSISPTKGIVIESTSSQSKIIDHLA; from the coding sequence ATGCCCAAAATCAAATTAATGCCTACAGGAGTGCCAAATCTGGATGCCGTTTTGGGCGGTGGCTTTCCCATCTACTCATTGAATATCTTGGCAGGGGCTCCTGGCACTGGCAAAACAATTTTGGTGCAGCAGATTCTGTTTAACACTATCAAGCACCAACCCCATAAGAGAGCTCTTTACCTCAGTACCCTTTCCGAGCCAACCCTTAAGGTGGTGCGTTATATGCAGCACTTCCAATTCTTCGATGCTCAAGTATTTGGTGAGCAGGTGATCTATAGTGATATTGGCTCATTCTTAATTGAACAACCGATGCCTAGGTTGGCAGATCATATAGTGGGTTTGGTCAATCAACATCAAGCAGAAGTTATAGTCATTGACTCTTTTAAGGCCATTGCTGAGCTGACCGAAAAAAGTGGTGACTTCCGCCGTTTTTGCTACGAACTATCGGTTCGCCTCGCCAGTGCTCGTTGCACGACTTTTTTAGTGAATGAATCCGAACGCTCCCAGATTAACCACAGTCCAGAATTTGCTTTGGCTGATGGCATCCTTTACCTTTCGACCCATGAGGAGGCAGGGGAGCAACGCCGTTGGTTACAGGTTCATAAATTACGGGGTCTGGCACCTTATATGGAACCATTTCCCTTTGTGATCACTAATGTGGGGGTGCGGATTCTTAGCCCTACCCTAACCCTCAGGCAAAAGTCGGTGAGTTGGTCAGTTCCAGCAGGGCGTATGGTGATGGGAATTCCGGGTTTGGATCAACTGTTAAGGGGTGGTATACCTTACGGTCGTTCAATCATCCTCTCGGGAGTTGCTGGCACTGGTAAAACTACCTTTGCCCTACAGTTTCTCATGGCTGGAGTTGACCGAGGGGAAAAAGGCTTGCTCTTTTCTTTTGAGGAAACCCCCTCTCATCTGTCCCAGATGGCAGCCGGTTTTGGTTGGGACTTAGAACGTCTGATTCAACAGGAAATGCTGCGCATTGTCTTTGTTACCCAAACTAATATCCGGGTTGAAGAACACCTAGATCAAATTGCTCAGGAAATCGCCTCCTTCCAGCCTCAACGTTTTGTGGTGGATTCACTATCAGTCTTGTTCTACAAAGTGAATAACCGAGCCATCCAGCGAGAAAAGACCTTCCAATTAGCAACCCTGATGCAACAAATCGGTGGAGTGGGTATCTTTATCTCAGGTATCCCTGCTCATGAAACTGGACACCTATCCAGCTTTGGTGTGGAAGAAACCATTGTCGATGGCATGATTATGCTATCAAAAGAACTGGTTGGTCGTAGACGCGATCGCTATCTAGAAGTATTTAAAATGCGAGCATCTGACCATGTCTGTGGTTCTCACCGCATGGCAATCACAGAAAACGGTATTGAGATATTGTACAGTGCCAGCCAAATATCTCCCCCCTCAACCACCGAATCATTAAAATTTATTGAGGATGCTCCCTATTTAGTGTTTGGGTCACTCGAAAAATTGCTCCCAAACCAAATCCCCTATAACACCGCTTCCTTGGTGGAGGGCGCTCCCGGACTGGGTAAGAGTACCCTAGCCTATCAGTTTTTGCTCTGTGGCTTGCATCGCCAAGAATCAGTCTTATATATTAGTGCGGATATTCCTAGGCAGCAAGTTTATCAAACCCTCCCAAGTTGGGGATTACTCCCTGACCCCTACCTGGAAGCAGGGCAGTTGGTAATCCTCGATACCTTTAGTCCCATAGTAGACACATTGCCAGCAACCTCTGTACACCTGAATCTGAATGACCCGGAGATGCTATTGCTCAGGATTGCGCAACAGCTCGAGCAGATGCCTAAACCCTGTCGAGTAATCTTTGACTCCCTCACGCCTCTACTAATCAACTGTACCCCTAGAGAGTTTATTAAGCTGGTCTACCGTAAAAATCGTCAACTCCGTCAGCCTGATGTGGCAGTGTTAGATATTTTTGCTCAGGACGGAATCGAAAAAAGCGATCGCTACAATTTACTGAACCTTTATGATCTCGTAGTAGACCTTTATTCCCCTGACTGGGATGAAATTAATAACGGAGCAGACATTGGCTACAAAAATTGGCTGCGAATTACTAAAATTCGTGGGGCTAAGGCAGATCAGCGTCCCTACCCTTACAGTATCTCCCCCACTAAGGGGATTGTGATTGAGAGCACCTCATCTCAATCAAAGATTATCGATCACTTAGCGTGA
- a CDS encoding GNAT family N-acetyltransferase, with protein sequence MVQQPKLDYSVIWVNRMADIPQSAWDDLAQPLKTPFLEWDWLNNIETSGSATAKTGWLPNHLTVWRDRQLIAAAPMYVKGHSYGEFVFDQQWADLSYRLGISYYPKLLGMTPFTPAVGYRFLMAPGEDEDELTQIMVSAIDHFCDRNHLSGCHFLFVDPDWRPVIERNGFKGWLHHSYIWQNQGFSSFEDYLKVFNANQRRNIKRERKAVAKAGLTLKIFTGDEIQKSLFPLIYSFYSSTCDKFMWGSKYLTRQFFKQLYPNYRQRVVLIAAYREEDDQKPVGMSFCINKGSHLYGRYWGCFQEFDCLHFEACYYAPIEWAIDQGITMFDPGAGGRHKKRRGFPATANHSVHRFYDKRFDRIFQNYIDEVNVMELEEIEAINQDLPFTKREITFEIPD encoded by the coding sequence ATGGTTCAACAACCCAAGCTTGACTATTCCGTTATCTGGGTCAACCGCATGGCAGATATTCCCCAATCCGCTTGGGATGACCTTGCCCAACCCCTAAAAACCCCTTTTCTGGAGTGGGACTGGTTGAATAATATTGAAACATCTGGTAGTGCTACTGCTAAAACGGGTTGGTTGCCCAATCACTTAACGGTATGGCGAGATAGACAGCTGATCGCGGCTGCACCTATGTATGTCAAAGGTCACAGTTACGGAGAGTTTGTCTTTGACCAACAGTGGGCGGATTTATCCTATCGCTTGGGCATTTCCTACTATCCGAAGTTGTTGGGGATGACACCATTTACCCCAGCGGTAGGCTATCGGTTTTTGATGGCACCGGGAGAAGATGAAGATGAGCTGACACAGATAATGGTCAGTGCTATCGATCATTTTTGCGATCGCAATCATCTGTCTGGTTGTCACTTCCTCTTTGTTGACCCGGATTGGCGACCAGTAATTGAACGCAATGGTTTTAAGGGCTGGCTACATCACAGCTATATTTGGCAAAACCAAGGCTTTAGCAGTTTTGAGGATTACCTAAAGGTCTTTAATGCCAATCAACGCCGCAATATTAAACGAGAACGTAAGGCTGTAGCCAAAGCAGGTCTAACCCTGAAAATATTCACGGGGGATGAGATTCAAAAATCCTTGTTTCCCTTAATCTACAGCTTCTACAGCAGCACCTGCGATAAATTTATGTGGGGTAGCAAATATCTCACGCGCCAGTTTTTTAAGCAATTGTATCCTAACTACCGTCAGCGAGTGGTACTAATTGCTGCTTATCGGGAGGAGGATGACCAAAAACCAGTGGGAATGTCCTTTTGTATCAATAAGGGCAGTCATTTGTATGGTCGTTATTGGGGCTGTTTTCAAGAATTTGACTGCCTACATTTTGAAGCCTGTTACTATGCACCAATTGAGTGGGCAATCGACCAGGGCATCACCATGTTTGACCCTGGTGCTGGTGGGCGTCACAAGAAGCGTCGTGGCTTCCCAGCAACTGCTAACCATAGTGTTCACCGATTCTACGATAAACGCTTTGACCGGATTTTTCAAAACTATATCGATGAGGTTAACGTCATGGAACTTGAGGAAATTGAGGCTATTAATCAAGATTTGCCCTTTACCAAGCGCGAGATTACCTTTGAGATTCCGGATTGA
- a CDS encoding GIY-YIG nuclease family protein, translating into MSNFRQCSPYDLLALAVDEASEGRHAAALRYMTMAVERSKLPEYASDAQTFIRLHKATGNLVQSCLSSPEEENPARLYFILDKGRNAIRIGYTTNPNGNIRGLETKSVTTLELIKIIPGSAKMETEFHRKFQHLRISGEWFDATPEVMRYISSL; encoded by the coding sequence ATGAGTAATTTTCGCCAATGCTCACCCTATGACCTGCTAGCCCTGGCTGTCGATGAAGCGTCGGAGGGAAGACACGCAGCTGCATTGCGTTATATGACCATGGCTGTAGAGCGTTCTAAGCTTCCAGAATACGCTAGTGACGCTCAAACCTTTATTCGGTTGCACAAAGCCACAGGGAATTTAGTACAAAGCTGCCTATCCAGCCCTGAGGAAGAAAATCCAGCTAGGCTTTACTTTATCTTAGACAAGGGACGCAATGCGATTCGGATCGGTTACACTACTAACCCCAATGGTAATATTAGAGGGCTTGAAACTAAGAGTGTAACGACTTTAGAACTAATAAAAATTATCCCAGGTAGTGCTAAGATGGAAACCGAATTTCACAGGAAATTCCAACATCTTAGGATTTCTGGGGAATGGTTTGATGCGACTCCAGAAGTAATGAGATATATATCATCTCTTTGA
- a CDS encoding GAF domain-containing protein produces MTGKQPVWQTTFDQIKATIDPPIYGMLLLEEQKTRLLIVLGQQSTNTAAEQLRALALITLASLTDLDLQPDQIQMELVASQGTDAPETVAYLAQNDLKQLFVTLSFLAFCSETRSLNVDALGQALRESTLMQNAMAGLAGWSLINRQGVMIYRYPEAPELDLIGKDYSDRRYFQQAIKGRTYISTVFRAKSNLWVAVVSLPVIGNDGQVVGIVSGGLDLAGVRSFLSVPVIDDYKIKGLITIASPEADAFGEEQLKVISSLAQQITSS; encoded by the coding sequence ATGACAGGCAAGCAACCGGTGTGGCAAACAACCTTTGACCAAATCAAGGCAACCATTGACCCACCAATTTATGGTATGCTACTCCTAGAAGAGCAAAAGACTCGGTTGCTTATTGTGCTAGGTCAGCAGTCAACTAATACTGCGGCTGAGCAATTGCGAGCTTTGGCACTGATTACCTTGGCTAGCCTAACTGACCTAGACCTCCAACCAGACCAAATTCAGATGGAGTTAGTGGCATCACAGGGAACTGATGCCCCAGAAACCGTCGCTTATTTAGCCCAAAATGACCTGAAGCAACTGTTTGTTACCCTGAGTTTTCTAGCATTTTGTTCAGAAACGCGATCGCTAAATGTTGATGCCTTAGGGCAAGCACTACGAGAGAGCACCCTGATGCAAAACGCCATGGCTGGATTGGCTGGGTGGAGTTTAATCAATCGTCAGGGGGTGATGATTTATCGCTACCCAGAAGCCCCGGAATTAGATTTAATTGGTAAAGACTATTCCGATCGCCGCTATTTTCAACAAGCTATCAAGGGACGCACCTATATATCAACAGTTTTTCGGGCAAAGAGTAACCTTTGGGTTGCTGTGGTTTCTTTACCAGTGATTGGTAACGATGGGCAGGTAGTGGGGATAGTATCTGGGGGTTTGGATTTGGCAGGAGTGCGGTCATTTCTGAGCGTGCCAGTAATTGATGACTATAAAATCAAGGGTCTAATTACCATTGCTAGTCCAGAAGCAGACGCTTTTGGTGAGGAACAATTGAAGGTTATCAGCTCATTGGCGCAACAGATTACTAGTTCGTGA